A single window of Zea mays cultivar B73 chromosome 10, Zm-B73-REFERENCE-NAM-5.0, whole genome shotgun sequence DNA harbors:
- the LOC100501207 gene encoding uncharacterized protein isoform X2, giving the protein MVVAVKKLLDKIDVLEANFQSEVACLIEVKHRNIVRCLGYSSETQHVRAPYEGRFVWADLRQRLFCFEYLSKGSLADYLTGASFALQWSVRYQIIKGICEGVGYLHQHNIIHMDLKPQNILLDDNMVPKIADFGLSRRLSENQSRIITKTIIGTPGYLAPEFLSSNAITFKADIYSLGVIITEILTGHKECTSVDKVLESWTDMFQTLGSHPLLEQVEVCAEIAINCMNDDPSNRPTIQDIISSIDETDARSVTSSSPGGQVITMAGSESSSSRSRSPCASCRMLRQQCTQECVFAPYFPAEEPHKFAIVHKVFGGSNVFKLLQELPAHQRGDAVSSMVYEANVRTRDPVYGCVGAISVLQQQISQLQMQFSMARAEILTLQQQMDVNDSLPSQNSFDRYGNGDLKPDSPPEILSSEDEVEEVSSPMSP; this is encoded by the exons ATGGTCGTCGCCGTGAAGAAGCTTCTTGACAAGATCGATGTCCTAGAGGCGAATTTCCAAAGCGAGGTTGCTTGTCTCATAGAGGTCAAGCACAGGAACATAGTCCGATGTCTAGGGTACTCATCCGAGACGCAACATGTGAGGGCACCCTACGAAGGAAGATTTGTCTGGGCAGACCTGCGCCAAAGGTTGTTTTGCTTCGAATACCTAAGCAAAGGGAGCCTTGCCGATTATCTGACCG GGGCATCTTTTGCACTTCAGTGGAGTGTGCGCTACCAAATAATCAAGGGGATTTGTGAGGGTGTGGGTTATCTTCACCAGCACAATATTATTCACATGGACCTCAAACCTCAAAATATACTTCTTGACGATAACATGGTGCCAAAAATCGCGGATTTTGGTCTGTCCAGGCGCTTAAGTGAAAATCAGAGCAGGATCATTACTAAAACAATAATTGGGACGCC GGGGTATTTGGCACCTGAATTTCTGAGCAGCAATGCAATCACATTCAAGGCGGACATATACAGTCTAGGTGTTATAATCACTGAGATTCTGACGGGGCATAAGGAATGCACCAGTGTTGACAAG GTGCTTGAAAGCTGGACGGACATGTTTCAGACATTAGGAAGCCATCCGCTACTAGAACAAGTAGAAGTATGCGCTGAGATAGCGATAAATTGCATGAACGATGACCCGAGCAACAGGCCTACCATACAGGATATTATCTCCAGTATCGATGAAACGGACGCTCGAAGTGTCACAAGTTCTTCACCAGGAGGGCAG GTTATTACCATGGCCGGCAGCGAAAGCAGCAGCAGTAGGAGCAGGTCGCCATGCGCGTCGTGCAGGATGCTGCGCCAGCAGTGCACACAGGAGTGCGTGTTCGCGCCCTACTTCCCCGCCGAGGAACCTCACAAGTTCGCCATCGTCCACAAGGTTTTCGGTGGCAGCAATGTCTTCAAGTTACTGCAG GAGCTGCCTGCCCACCAGAGAGGGGATGCGGTGAGCAGTATGGTTTATGAGGCCAACGTTCGCACCAGGGACCCTGTCTATGGCTGCGTGGGCGCCATCTCCGTGCTCCAGCAACAGATCTCCCAGCTCCAGATGCAGTTCTCCATGGCCCGTGCTGAGATCTTAACATTGCAGCAACAGATGGATGTCAATGATAGCCTACCCAGTCAAAATAGCTTTGACAGATATGGCAATGGTGATCTGAAACCTGACTCCCCGCCCGAAATTCTTTCATCGGAGGATGAGGTTGAGGAAGTTTCTTCCCCAATGTCTCCATAG
- the LOC100501207 gene encoding uncharacterized protein isoform X1, whose translation MHGVLPNGMVVAVKKLLDKIDVLEANFQSEVACLIEVKHRNIVRCLGYSSETQHVRAPYEGRFVWADLRQRLFCFEYLSKGSLADYLTGASFALQWSVRYQIIKGICEGVGYLHQHNIIHMDLKPQNILLDDNMVPKIADFGLSRRLSENQSRIITKTIIGTPGYLAPEFLSSNAITFKADIYSLGVIITEILTGHKECTSVDKVLESWTDMFQTLGSHPLLEQVEVCAEIAINCMNDDPSNRPTIQDIISSIDETDARSVTSSSPGGQVITMAGSESSSSRSRSPCASCRMLRQQCTQECVFAPYFPAEEPHKFAIVHKVFGGSNVFKLLQELPAHQRGDAVSSMVYEANVRTRDPVYGCVGAISVLQQQISQLQMQFSMARAEILTLQQQMDVNDSLPSQNSFDRYGNGDLKPDSPPEILSSEDEVEEVSSPMSP comes from the exons ATGCAT GGAGTGCTTCCAAATGGGATGGTCGTCGCCGTGAAGAAGCTTCTTGACAAGATCGATGTCCTAGAGGCGAATTTCCAAAGCGAGGTTGCTTGTCTCATAGAGGTCAAGCACAGGAACATAGTCCGATGTCTAGGGTACTCATCCGAGACGCAACATGTGAGGGCACCCTACGAAGGAAGATTTGTCTGGGCAGACCTGCGCCAAAGGTTGTTTTGCTTCGAATACCTAAGCAAAGGGAGCCTTGCCGATTATCTGACCG GGGCATCTTTTGCACTTCAGTGGAGTGTGCGCTACCAAATAATCAAGGGGATTTGTGAGGGTGTGGGTTATCTTCACCAGCACAATATTATTCACATGGACCTCAAACCTCAAAATATACTTCTTGACGATAACATGGTGCCAAAAATCGCGGATTTTGGTCTGTCCAGGCGCTTAAGTGAAAATCAGAGCAGGATCATTACTAAAACAATAATTGGGACGCC GGGGTATTTGGCACCTGAATTTCTGAGCAGCAATGCAATCACATTCAAGGCGGACATATACAGTCTAGGTGTTATAATCACTGAGATTCTGACGGGGCATAAGGAATGCACCAGTGTTGACAAG GTGCTTGAAAGCTGGACGGACATGTTTCAGACATTAGGAAGCCATCCGCTACTAGAACAAGTAGAAGTATGCGCTGAGATAGCGATAAATTGCATGAACGATGACCCGAGCAACAGGCCTACCATACAGGATATTATCTCCAGTATCGATGAAACGGACGCTCGAAGTGTCACAAGTTCTTCACCAGGAGGGCAG GTTATTACCATGGCCGGCAGCGAAAGCAGCAGCAGTAGGAGCAGGTCGCCATGCGCGTCGTGCAGGATGCTGCGCCAGCAGTGCACACAGGAGTGCGTGTTCGCGCCCTACTTCCCCGCCGAGGAACCTCACAAGTTCGCCATCGTCCACAAGGTTTTCGGTGGCAGCAATGTCTTCAAGTTACTGCAG GAGCTGCCTGCCCACCAGAGAGGGGATGCGGTGAGCAGTATGGTTTATGAGGCCAACGTTCGCACCAGGGACCCTGTCTATGGCTGCGTGGGCGCCATCTCCGTGCTCCAGCAACAGATCTCCCAGCTCCAGATGCAGTTCTCCATGGCCCGTGCTGAGATCTTAACATTGCAGCAACAGATGGATGTCAATGATAGCCTACCCAGTCAAAATAGCTTTGACAGATATGGCAATGGTGATCTGAAACCTGACTCCCCGCCCGAAATTCTTTCATCGGAGGATGAGGTTGAGGAAGTTTCTTCCCCAATGTCTCCATAG
- the LOC100274731 gene encoding putative disease resistance protein RGA3, with the protein MADLALAGLRWAASPIVNELLTKASAYLSVDMVREIQRLEATVLPQFELVIQAAQKSPHRGILEAWLRRLKEAYYDAEDLLDEHEYNVLEGKAKSEKSLLLGEHGSSSTATTVMKPFHAAMSRARNLLPQNRRLISKMNELKAILTEAQQLRDLLGLPHGNTVEWPAAAPTSVPTTTSLPTSKVFGRDRDRDRIVDFLLGKTTTAEASSAKYSGLAIVGLGGMGKSTLAQYVYNDKRIEECFDIRMWVCISRKLDVHRHTREIIESAKKGECPRVDNLDTLQCKLRDILQESQKFLLVLDDVWFEKSHNETEWELFLAPLVSKQSGSKVLVTSRSKTLPAAICCEQEHVIHLKNMDDTEFLALFKHHAFSGAEIKDQVLRTKLEDTAVEIAKRLGQCPLAAKVLGSRLCRKKDIAEWKAALKIGDLSDPFTSLLWSYEKLDPRLQRCFLYCSLFPKGHRYESNELVHLWVAEGFVGSCNLSRRTLEEVGMDYFNDMVSVSFFQLVFHIYCDSYYVMHDILHDFAESLSREDCFRLEDDNVTEIPCTVRHLSIHVHSMQKHKQIICKLHHLRTIICIDPLMDGPSDIFDGMLRNQRKLRVLSLSFYNSKNLPESIGELKHLRYLNLIRTLVSELPRSLCTLYHLQLLWLNHMVENLPDKLCNLRKLRHLGAYSSYTHDFVNEKPICQILNIGKLTSLQHIYVFSVQKKQGYELRQLKDLNELGGSLRVKNLENVIGKDEAVESKLYLKSRLKELALEWSSNNRMDAMDILEGLRPPPQLSKLTIEGYRSDTYPGWLLERSYFENLESFELSNCSLLEGLPPDTELLRNCSMLCINFVPNLKELSNLPASLAYLSIDRCPLLMFITNNELGQHDFRENIIMKAADLASKLALMWEVDSGKEFIRSVLSKDYSSLKQLMTLMMDDDISKHLQIIESGLEEREDKVWMKENIIKAWLFCHEQRIRFIYGRTMEMPLVLPSGLRRLSLSSCSITDEALAICLGGLTSPITVELEYNMALTTLPSEEVFEHLTKLDSLIVRGCWCLKSLGGLRAAPSLSYLNCLDCPSLELARGAELMPLNLARNLSIRGCILAVDSFINGLPHLKHLSIDVCRSSPSLSIGHLTSLQSLHLNGLPDLYFVEGLSSLHLKRLSLVDVANLTAKCISQFRVQESLTVSSSVLLNHMLMAEGFTAPPNLTLLDCKEPSVSFEEPANLSSVKHLKFSCCETESLPRNLKSVSSLESLSIEHCPNIASLPDLPSSLQRITILNCPVLMKNCQEPDGESWPKISHVRWKSFLPIPNWLP; encoded by the coding sequence ATGGCCGACTTGGCGCTCGCCGGCTTAAGGTGGGCAGCATCGCCGATTGTCAACGAGCTTCTTACTAAAGCTTCAGCTTACCTCAGTGTGGACATGGTGCGTGAGATCCAACGACTAGAAGCCACTGTCCTGCCACAGTTCGAGCTGGTGATTCAAGCGGCCCAGAAGAGCCCCCACAGGGGCATACTGGAGGCATGGCTCCGGCGTCTCAAAGAAGCCTACTATGATGCCGAGGACTTGTTGGACGAGCATGAGTACAATGTCCTTGAGGGCAAGGCCAAGAGCGAAAAAAGTCTCCTGCTGGGAGAGCATGGAAGCTCCTCCACTGCAACTACTGTCATGAAGCCTTTTCATGCTGCTATGAGCAGGGCACGGAACTTGCTCCCTCAAAACAGAAGGCTAATTAGCAAGATGAACGAGCTCAAAGCAATCCTGACAGAAGCCCAACAACTTCGAGATCTTCTTGGTTTGCCACATGGCAATACCGTCGAGTGGCCAGCTGCAGCACCTACCAGTGTTCCCACAACCACATCActtcccacttccaaggtttttgGTCGCGACAGGGATCGTGATCGTATAGTAGATTTTCTTCTCGGCAAGACAACAACTGCTGAGGCAAGCTCAGCTAAGTACTCGGGTTTGGCCATTGTTGGATTGGGAGGAATGGGGAAGTCCACCTTAGCACAGTATGTCTATAATGACAAAAGGATAGAAGAATGCTTTGATATCAGGATGTGGGTGTGCATCTCACGCAAACTTGATGTGCATCGTCACACAAGGGAGATTATAGAGTCTGCAAAAAAGGGAGAGTGCCCACGTGTTGATAATCTCGATACTCTCCAGTGCAAATTACGTGATATACTACAAGAGTCACAGAAATTCCTGCTTGTCTTGGATGATGTTTGGTTTGAAAAATCTCAtaatgagacagagtgggagttatTCCTTGCTCCATTAGTCTCTAAACAGTCAGGGAGCAAAGTTTTGGTGACTTCTCGAAGTAAAACACTTCCTGCCGCTATTTGTTGTGAACAAGAACATGTCATTCATTTGAAAAACATGGATGAtactgagtttttggctcttTTTAAACACCATGCTTTCTCTGGAGCAGAAATCAAAGACCAAGTATTACGCACGAAGCTGGAAGACACTGCAGTGGAGATTGCTAAAAGGCTTGGACAATGTCCTTTGGCAGCAAAAGTTCTGGGTTCTCGATTGTGCAGGAAAAAGGATATTGCTGAATGGAAAGCTGCTCTAAAGATTGGAGATTTAAGTGATCCCTTCACATCTCTGTTGTGGAGTTACGAGAAGTTAGATCCACGTCTGCAGAGGTGCTTCTTGTATTGCAGCTTGTTTCCAAAAGGTCATAGATATGAATCTAATGAGTTGGTTCACCTTTGGGTGGCAGAAGGATTTGTTGGTTCATGCAATTTGAGTAGGAGAACGTTAGAAGAGGTTGGGATGGATTACTTCAATGATATGGTCTCTGTATCTTTCTTCCAATTGGTTTTTCATATCTATTGTGATTCGTACTATGTCATGCATGATATCCTTCATGATTTTGCAGAGTCACTCTCTAGAGAAGACTGCTTTAGATTAGAAGATGATAATGTGACAGAAATACCATGCACTGTTCGACATCTATCTATTCATGTTCATAGTATGCAAAAGCATAAGCAAATTATCTGCAAGCTACATCATTTACGCACTATTATCTGCATCGATCCGCTAATGGATGGCCCAAGTGATATTTTTGATGGCATGCTACGGAACCAAAGAAAACTGCGTGTATTGTCTCTGTCATTTTACAACAGCAAAAATTTGCCAGAATCTATTGGTGAGCTGAAGCACCTCCGGTATTTGAACCTCATCAGGACGTTAGTTTCTGAATTGCCTAGATCATTATGTACTCTCTACCACTTACAATTACTTTGGTTAAACCACATGGTGGAGAATTTGCCTGACAAACTATGCAATTTAAGAAAGCTACGACATCTAGGAGCGTACTCATCGTACACTCATGATTTCGTGAATGAAAAGCCTATTTGCCAAATTCTGAATATAGGTAAGTTAACGTCGCTACAACACATTTATGTCTTTTCTGTACAGAAGAAGCAAGGTTATGAGTTGCGACAGTTGAAGGACTTGAATGAGCTTGGTGGCAGTTTAAGAGTGAAAAATCTTGAGAATGTCATTGGAAAGGATGAAGCCGTAGAGTCGAAGCTATATCTGAAAAGTCGCCTTAAAGAGTTGGCACTTGAGTGGAGTTCCAATAATAGAATGGATGCAATGGATATTCTAGAAGGTCTGAGACCGCCACCCCAACTGAGTAAGCTCACAATCGAAGGTTACAGATCTGATACATATCCTGGGTGGTTACTAGAGCGATCCTATTTTGAGAATTTGGAAAGTTTTGAACTTAGTAATTGCAGTTTGCTAGAAGGCCTACCACCAGATACAGAGCTCCTTCGGAATTGCTCTATGTTGTGTATAAACTTTGTTCCAAATTTGAAGGAACTATCTAATCTTCCAGCAAGCCTTGCATATTTATCAATTGATAGGTGCCCACTGCTTATGTTTATCACCAACAATGAGCTAGGACAGCATGACTTTAgggaaaatataataatgaaggcaGCCGACCTGGCATCTAAACTTGCATTGATGTGGGAGGTGGATTCAGGAAAAGAATTTATTAGGAGTGTACTGTCGAAAGACTATTCATCTCTGAAGCAGTTGATGACATTGATGATGGATGATGATATATCAAAGCATCTTCAAATTATTGAAAGTGGTCTGGAGGAAAGAGAAGATAAAGTATGGATGAAAGAAAACATCATCAAGGCATGGCTCTTTTGCCATgagcagaggataagattcatttaCGGAAGGACCATGGAGATGCCATTGGTTCTACCGTCAGGACTCCGTAGACTTTCCCTTTCTTCATGCAGTATTACAGATGAAGCTTTAGCTATTTGCCTTGGTGGCCTCACTTCACCGATAACTGTAGAATTGGAATATAATATGGCATTAACTACACTTCCATCTGAAGAGGTGTTTGAGCATTTGACAAAGCTTGACAGTTTGATTGTAAGAGGTTGTTGGTGTCTCAAATCACTGGGGGGCTTACGTGCTGCTCCATCTCTTTCCTATCTTAACTGTTTGGATTGTCCTTCTTTAGAGCTAGCACGTGGAGCAGAACTAATGCCATTGAACCTTGCTCGCAATCTCAGCATCCGTGGCTGCATTCTTGCAGTTGATTCATTCATTAATGGCTTGCCACACCTGAAACATCTTTCCATTGATGTCTGCAGAAGCTCCCCATCCTTATCGATTGGCCACCTGACCTCCCTTCAATCATTACATCTAAATGGTCTCCCTGATCTTTACTTTGTTGAAGGCTTGTCTTCCCTGCACCTTAAGCGCCTAAGTTTAGTAGATGTTGCAAACCTCACTGCCAAGTGCATCTCACAGTTTCGTGTCCAGGAATCGCTCACGGTTAGTAGCTCTGTATTGCTCAACCACATGCTAATGGCTGAAGGGTTTACAGCCCCACCAAATCTTACTCTTTTAGATTGCAAGGAGCCGTCAGTTTCATTTGAAGAACCTGCAAATCTCTCATCCGTCAAGCACCTGAAGTTTTCATGTTGCGAAACAGAGTCCCTGCCTAGAAATCTAAAATCCGTCTCAAGTCTGGAGAGTCTTTCTATAGAACATTGCCCCAACATAGCATCTTTACCAGATCTGCCGTCCTCCCTCCAGCGCATAACTATATTGAATTGCCCCGTCTTGATGAAGAATTGCCAAGAACCTGATGGAGAAAGCTGGCCAAAGATTTCGCACGTTCGTTGGAAGAGCTTTCTACCAATACCGAACTGGCTTCCTTAG
- the LOC100501207 gene encoding uncharacterized protein LOC100501207 yields the protein MDIIYQDSSCLALEQALHDEGVGPIDLPFMLLRAITKDFSDTQLIGRGGFGEVYKGVLPNGMVVAVKKLLDKIDVLEANFQSEVACLIEVKHRNIVRCLGYSSETQHVRAPYEGRFVWADLRQRLFCFEYLSKGSLADYLTGASFALQWSVRYQIIKGICEGVGYLHQHNIIHMDLKPQNILLDDNMVPKIADFGLSRRLSENQSRIITKTIIGTPGYLAPEFLSSNAITFKADIYSLGVIITEILTGHKECTSVDKVLESWTDMFQTLGSHPLLEQVEVCAEIAINCMNDDPSNRPTIQDIISSIDETDARSVTSSSPGGQVITMAGSESSSSRSRSPCASCRMLRQQCTQECVFAPYFPAEEPHKFAIVHKVFGGSNVFKLLQELPAHQRGDAVSSMVYEANVRTRDPVYGCVGAISVLQQQISQLQMQFSMARAEILTLQQQMDVNDSLPSQNSFDRYGNGDLKPDSPPEILSSEDEVEEVSSPMSP from the exons ATGGACATTATTTACCAGGACAGCAGTTGTCTTGCCCTAGAGCAGGCGCTACATGATGAAGGCGTGGGACCAATCGACCTACCTTTCATGCTTCTCAGGGCCATCACAAAAGATTTCTCTGATACTCAACTAATTGGCAGGGGTGGGTTCGGAGAGGTTTACAAG GGAGTGCTTCCAAATGGGATGGTCGTCGCCGTGAAGAAGCTTCTTGACAAGATCGATGTCCTAGAGGCGAATTTCCAAAGCGAGGTTGCTTGTCTCATAGAGGTCAAGCACAGGAACATAGTCCGATGTCTAGGGTACTCATCCGAGACGCAACATGTGAGGGCACCCTACGAAGGAAGATTTGTCTGGGCAGACCTGCGCCAAAGGTTGTTTTGCTTCGAATACCTAAGCAAAGGGAGCCTTGCCGATTATCTGACCG GGGCATCTTTTGCACTTCAGTGGAGTGTGCGCTACCAAATAATCAAGGGGATTTGTGAGGGTGTGGGTTATCTTCACCAGCACAATATTATTCACATGGACCTCAAACCTCAAAATATACTTCTTGACGATAACATGGTGCCAAAAATCGCGGATTTTGGTCTGTCCAGGCGCTTAAGTGAAAATCAGAGCAGGATCATTACTAAAACAATAATTGGGACGCC GGGGTATTTGGCACCTGAATTTCTGAGCAGCAATGCAATCACATTCAAGGCGGACATATACAGTCTAGGTGTTATAATCACTGAGATTCTGACGGGGCATAAGGAATGCACCAGTGTTGACAAG GTGCTTGAAAGCTGGACGGACATGTTTCAGACATTAGGAAGCCATCCGCTACTAGAACAAGTAGAAGTATGCGCTGAGATAGCGATAAATTGCATGAACGATGACCCGAGCAACAGGCCTACCATACAGGATATTATCTCCAGTATCGATGAAACGGACGCTCGAAGTGTCACAAGTTCTTCACCAGGAGGGCAG GTTATTACCATGGCCGGCAGCGAAAGCAGCAGCAGTAGGAGCAGGTCGCCATGCGCGTCGTGCAGGATGCTGCGCCAGCAGTGCACACAGGAGTGCGTGTTCGCGCCCTACTTCCCCGCCGAGGAACCTCACAAGTTCGCCATCGTCCACAAGGTTTTCGGTGGCAGCAATGTCTTCAAGTTACTGCAG GAGCTGCCTGCCCACCAGAGAGGGGATGCGGTGAGCAGTATGGTTTATGAGGCCAACGTTCGCACCAGGGACCCTGTCTATGGCTGCGTGGGCGCCATCTCCGTGCTCCAGCAACAGATCTCCCAGCTCCAGATGCAGTTCTCCATGGCCCGTGCTGAGATCTTAACATTGCAGCAACAGATGGATGTCAATGATAGCCTACCCAGTCAAAATAGCTTTGACAGATATGGCAATGGTGATCTGAAACCTGACTCCCCGCCCGAAATTCTTTCATCGGAGGATGAGGTTGAGGAAGTTTCTTCCCCAATGTCTCCATAG